Proteins co-encoded in one Stomoxys calcitrans chromosome 5, idStoCalc2.1, whole genome shotgun sequence genomic window:
- the LOC106088765 gene encoding fork head domain-containing protein FD3, with translation MHTSADLVVLNACPPTSHLTNMPLSPPPSHLKRRSVASSLVTSSGASSAITGTSTIAAGSNHHAHHPASHHHHHHSHQQQPQQPSSAPSSSSSSHEENSATANSSDTDADKINSPLVKPPYSYIALITMAILQSPQKKLTLSGICDFIMSRFAYYKDKFPAWQNSIRHNLSLNDCFIKVPREPGNPGKGNFWTLDPLAEDMFDNGSFLRRRKRYKRAPAIQRFPFTSVFGTLSPFWIRKPVPLVPVHFNVPNFPGATRDCFDMLHAPAASDVFDSVALRGVDNKKFNFFANADLSMYPRSAADKFEAFTRGSQVMAAGDRAIVDMSATSDLDKMKLYSFATLPAGGDENGFNAAASHQLQPHNGPAGHYQRTLSSQDSDESDEDDRIDIESPDEQDSHISDSIESLSTNRLDVQGDSDDGAAESESGDLKQQLKDTSSCILLFNNYDISNSLINSKSNRPDKNANELLPKRHTTSPPRTEAIPATITDIGHTYKTTLLPYEYEHGRTAKHGTARDFRIETLIGNRDGPEAACD, from the exons ATGCATACCTCCGCCGATTTAGTTGTACTCAACGCTTGTCCTCCCACCTCGCATTTAACCAACATGCCCTTGTCTCCTCCACCATCACATTTAAAACGCAGATCCGTTGCTTCTAGTCTAGTAACATCATCCGGAGCCTCTTCAGCTATAACGGGTACATCAACAATAGCCGCCGGCTCTAATCATCATGCACATCACCCCGCTTcacaccatcaccaccaccactcaCATCAGCAGCAACCACAACAGCCCTCATCAGCTCCTTCCTCCTCGTCATCGTCGCATGAGGAAAATTCGGCGACGGCTAATAGCAGTGACACAGATGCGGATAAAATCAATTCGCCATTGGTAAAGCCGCCGTATTCCTATATCGCTTTAATAACCATGGCCATTCTGCAATCGCCTCAAAAGAAATTAACCTTAAGCGGCATTTGTGATTTCATTATGTCAAG atttgCCTACTACAAGGATAAATTCCCCGCTTGGCAAAATTCCATACGCCACAATCTCAGTCTGAATGACTGTTTCATAAAGGTTCCTCGAGAGCCCGGCAATCCGGGCAAAGGTAACTTCTGGACTCTAGATCCTCTGGCCGAGGATATGTTCGACAATGGCAGCTTCTTGCGGAGAAGAAAACGCTACAAAAGAGCACCGGCTATACAAAGATTTCCCTTTACGTCCGTCTTTGGCACGCTATCACCATTTTGGATACGCAAACCGGTACCCTTGGTGCCGGTACACTTTAACGTGCCCAATTTTCCAGGAGCCACAAGAGATTGTTTCGACATGCTGCATGCGCCTGCGGCGTCAGATGTTTTCGATTCGGTGGCCTTGAGAGGGGTGgacaataaaaaattcaacttcTTTGCCAATGCCGATCTGTCCATGTATCCAAGAAGTGCTGCGGATAAATTTGAAGCCTTTACCCGAGGATCGCAGGTGATGGCAGCTGGAGATAGAGCAATTGTGGACATGAGTGCCACAagcgatttggataaaatgaaATTGTATAGTTTTGCTACCCTGCCGGCCGGTGGCGATGAGAATGGTTTTAATGCAGCGGCAAGTCATCAACTGCAGCCACATAACGGTCCTGCTGGCCATTATCAGCGCACCCTAAGTTCCCAGGATTCCGATGAGTCCGATGAAGATGATCGCATAGACATTGAAAGTCCCGATGAGCAGGACTCCCACATATCCGACTCCATAGAAAGTTTAAGTACAAATCGTTTAGATGTCCAAGGGGATTCGGATGATGGTGCGGCCGAAAGTGAGAGTGGAGATCTAAAGCAACAGCTAAAGGACACCTCTTCGTGTATTCTGCTATTCAACAACTATGATATCTCGAATTCTCTGATCAACAGCAAATCAAACCGTCCAGACAAAAATGCCAATGAGTTATTGCCGAAACGGCATACAACTTCGCCACCCAGAACGGAAGCAATTCCTGCCACCATCACTGATATAGGCCATACCTACAAGACGACCCTTCTGCCCTATGAATATGAACATGGGCGTACAGCAAAGCATGGTACTGCCAGAGATTTTCGCATAGAAACCCTAATTGGCAACAGAGATGGGCCAGAGGCGGCTTGTGATTGA